In one window of Streptomyces griseus subsp. griseus DNA:
- a CDS encoding DUF6507 family protein: MTAWDIKPQGVQGQLKVVGTHAGDLEKALNAFMTDLSEAAQAAGTAVPGTAASAPLQGPVAPGQAPLSQAAMGPVAAALGQYAQARQGQLKSMAERIQAAVLGAATATNEYVEGDLDTAKQAQDAARSVRLDLLKDMRAGK, translated from the coding sequence GTGACGGCGTGGGATATCAAGCCGCAGGGTGTGCAGGGTCAGTTGAAGGTCGTCGGCACGCACGCCGGTGACCTGGAGAAGGCGCTCAACGCGTTCATGACGGACCTGTCCGAGGCGGCGCAGGCTGCGGGGACGGCGGTGCCGGGCACCGCGGCGAGTGCACCGCTGCAGGGTCCGGTGGCACCGGGGCAGGCGCCGTTGTCCCAGGCCGCGATGGGCCCGGTGGCGGCCGCTCTGGGGCAGTACGCGCAAGCGCGGCAGGGTCAGTTGAAGTCGATGGCGGAGCGGATCCAGGCGGCGGTGCTCGGGGCGGCGACAGCAACCAACGAGTACGTCGAGGGTGACCTCGACACGGCCAAGCAGGCGCAGGACGCGGCGAGATCGGTCCGTCTGGACCTGCTCAAGGACATGAGGGCCGGCAAGTGA